In Glandiceps talaboti chromosome 14, keGlaTala1.1, whole genome shotgun sequence, a single genomic region encodes these proteins:
- the LOC144445573 gene encoding putative thiopurine S-methyltransferase, with product MTHLDSWLQMWEDGRIGFHRGAVNEQLVQHIDTLTNGRKGLKILLPLCGKTIDLIWLAEQGHDVTGLEYSVLACEAFFKENNLEYSTAPVENLQDGTVYMSKDKKIKIYQCDFFQFSRDVAGQFDAVWDRAGFIAINPEDRKNRNVFK from the exons ATGACACATCTTGACTCCTGGCTGCAGATGTGGGAAGATGGAAGAATTGGTTTCCATAGGGGTGCTGTTAATGA GCAGCTAGTCCAACATATAGACACCCTGACTAATGGTAGGAAAGGACTAAAAATACTCTTGCCATTGTGTGGGAAGACAATTGACCTTATATG gTTGGCAGAACAAGGTCATGATGTCACAGGATTGGAATACTCTGTTTTGGCATGTGAAGCATTCTTCAAAGAAAACAACCTGGAATATTCAACTGCACCTGTAGAAAATTTACAAGATGGAACAGTTTATATG AGCaaagacaaaaaaatcaaaatctatCAGTGTGACTTCTTTCAGTTTTCAAG AGATGTTGCAGGGCAATTTGATGCTGTTTGGGATAGGGCGGGCTTTATAGCTATCAATCCAGAGGATAGGAAAAA TAGGAATGTCTTCAAATGA
- the LOC144445571 gene encoding putative thiopurine S-methyltransferase isoform X2 has product MEELVSIGMLSISSLLVQQIDTMTSGRKGLKIFVPLCGKSIDLIWLAQQGHDVTGVEYSDIACEAFFKENNIEYSAAPAENLKDGKLYTSKDNKIKIYQCDFFQFSSDVAGQFDAAWDRGAFGAITAEDRKKYSDVLISVMKPDSVCLMTTLQYDTTVMKGPPRHVPLEVIQEYYGERFDIKPVCEHDILDEENWKERGHKYFMETVFSISPKK; this is encoded by the exons ATGGAAGAATTGGTTTCCATAGGGATGCTGTCAATAAGTAG CCTACTAGTCCAACAAATAGATACCATGACCAGTGGTAGGAAAGGATTAAAAATATTTGTCCCACTTTGTGGTAAATCAATTGACCTTATATG GTTGGCACAACAAGGTCATGATGTCACTGGAGTAGAGTACTCAGACATTGCTTGTGAGGCATTcttcaaagaaaacaacataGAATATTCAGCTGCACCTGCAGAAAATTTGAAAGATGGAAAACTTTATACG AGCAAAGATAACAAGATCAAAATATATCAGTGTGACTTTTTCCAGTTTTCAAG TGATGTTGCTGGTCAGTTTGATGCAGCATGGGATAGGGGAGCATTTGGTGCTATCACTGCAGAGGATAGGAAAAA gtACAGTGATGTACTCATATCTGTCATGAAACCAGactctgtatgtttgatgacTACATTACAGTATGATACAACAGTTATGAAAG GTCCACCCCGCCATGTACCATTGGAAGTGATCCAGGAATATTATG GTGAAAGATTTGATATCAAGCCAGTTTGTGAACATGATATTCTGGATGAAGAGAATTGGAAAGAAAGGGGACACAAGTATTTTATGGAAACTGTATTTAGCATTTCCCCTAAGAAATAA
- the LOC144445571 gene encoding putative thiopurine S-methyltransferase isoform X1, producing the protein MTHLDPWQKRWEDGRIGFHRDAVNNLLVQQIDTMTSGRKGLKIFVPLCGKSIDLIWLAQQGHDVTGVEYSDIACEAFFKENNIEYSAAPAENLKDGKLYTSKDNKIKIYQCDFFQFSSDVAGQFDAAWDRGAFGAITAEDRKKYSDVLISVMKPDSVCLMTTLQYDTTVMKGPPRHVPLEVIQEYYGERFDIKPVCEHDILDEENWKERGHKYFMETVFSISPKK; encoded by the exons ATGACTCATCTTGATCCCTGGCAGAAGAGATGGGAAGATGGAAGAATTGGTTTCCATAGGGATGCTGTCAATAA CCTACTAGTCCAACAAATAGATACCATGACCAGTGGTAGGAAAGGATTAAAAATATTTGTCCCACTTTGTGGTAAATCAATTGACCTTATATG GTTGGCACAACAAGGTCATGATGTCACTGGAGTAGAGTACTCAGACATTGCTTGTGAGGCATTcttcaaagaaaacaacataGAATATTCAGCTGCACCTGCAGAAAATTTGAAAGATGGAAAACTTTATACG AGCAAAGATAACAAGATCAAAATATATCAGTGTGACTTTTTCCAGTTTTCAAG TGATGTTGCTGGTCAGTTTGATGCAGCATGGGATAGGGGAGCATTTGGTGCTATCACTGCAGAGGATAGGAAAAA gtACAGTGATGTACTCATATCTGTCATGAAACCAGactctgtatgtttgatgacTACATTACAGTATGATACAACAGTTATGAAAG GTCCACCCCGCCATGTACCATTGGAAGTGATCCAGGAATATTATG GTGAAAGATTTGATATCAAGCCAGTTTGTGAACATGATATTCTGGATGAAGAGAATTGGAAAGAAAGGGGACACAAGTATTTTATGGAAACTGTATTTAGCATTTCCCCTAAGAAATAA